The following proteins come from a genomic window of Pyxidicoccus sp. MSG2:
- a CDS encoding Type 1 glutamine amidotransferase-like domain-containing protein: MKLFLTSAGIKNPSIRNALIDLLGRPIAECNALCIPTAGHGHPMMTPAHSWRFVSGQEPQCPMAELGWKSVGLLELTALPTIPRERWTSWVRAADVLLVNGGDALYLAHWMRQSELAELLPSLEQLVWVGLSAGSMVMAPRVGDFFVESKPPITGDDRALGLVDFSIFPHLAHPDLPHNTLANAQRWAADIAGPAYAIDDDTAIQVVDGAVEVVSEGTWKFFAP, translated from the coding sequence ATGAAGCTGTTTCTGACTTCCGCGGGTATCAAGAACCCGAGCATCCGCAACGCGCTCATCGACCTGCTCGGCAGGCCGATCGCCGAGTGCAACGCGCTCTGCATCCCGACAGCCGGTCATGGCCACCCGATGATGACGCCGGCGCACTCGTGGCGCTTCGTCAGCGGCCAGGAGCCGCAATGCCCGATGGCCGAGCTCGGGTGGAAGTCGGTGGGCCTGCTGGAGCTCACGGCGCTGCCGACGATCCCGCGCGAGCGGTGGACGTCGTGGGTGCGCGCGGCGGACGTGCTGCTGGTCAACGGCGGCGACGCGCTCTACCTGGCGCACTGGATGCGGCAGTCCGAGCTGGCCGAGCTGCTGCCGTCGCTTGAGCAGCTCGTCTGGGTGGGGCTCAGCGCCGGCAGCATGGTGATGGCGCCGCGGGTCGGCGACTTCTTCGTCGAGTCCAAGCCGCCGATCACGGGCGACGACCGCGCCCTGGGCCTGGTGGACTTCTCAATCTTTCCCCACCTGGCGCACCCGGACCTGCCGCACAACACGCTGGCGAACGCGCAACGCTGGGCCGCGGACATCGCCGGGCCGGCGTATGCCATCGACGACGACACCGCGATCCAGGTGGTCGACGGCGCCGTCGAGGTCGTGTCTGAGGGCACCTGGAAGTTCTTCGCGCCCTGA
- a CDS encoding AAA family ATPase, which yields MRLDRVAIRNYKSIKSLELRIPQKEAPRHGSADFLSIVGENNAGKSSIMEAIRLACTAIMKAMPEQFPGNDFTSGPIEVELEFDQLTDRDRALAALTESTFFEGGQQRYRLKRIWKAPGVASENWAYTPGRPPECQLTGWPSTRQTLTLKSLRTTLGADELWAPLLARFTNDAASTKVTLDQFIEIARELKSPLLVTRQQDDWTPYASGSTTALEAALPNVVYVPALRETTEETDVGAKASSIRKIVNSLFEQHLSNHDRVVQFKRAAAELQDLFATEGKHRIVASMEEKLTEKFKELINISAELTFSAPDVTSDLASSTQFRVLDAGLSTRPDHQGHGAQRSIVLALLQLYVEQNRQSASREHQHMLFLIEEPEIYLHPGMCRRMRDTLLKIARSGIGQVICTTHSPVFLDLADRHDGIVILRKKEGHPVATQRTQDVFAQSEEDHQQRARLRMLLNFDPAVNEAFFSEKVCLVEGDCEIAAVEATARKLHALGELDLTRYLLARRATTFINCRGKWTIPAFQKVLNAFGIGYRVIHDRDLGANADRANAQIDELLTENSRSLVHEPNFEQYIFEETWTTDKPWTVTRKIDESTSLNDRLLNLFAFALGQPLARLKPEPVVAAGTQVPQQRPQGPARRNLRNRLKEYTVPHEAIQSARKLNQIFRIAAGLNAAPSPEPHLPFQTIDGTKIDAFAIVTGSSMADTLQDQDIVALRFLKGVNLEPVDNSEPPSNSSLPHIIENDGIYVLATNDYIDQGSYTMKRVRIATQPDGTWNCEIRADNPETLWGHRGRFNILRTDRIHFAAQVIGLVRREAQEPAAPGRAELTIIPTAHDQALKAEDA from the coding sequence ATGAGGCTGGATCGCGTCGCCATCCGGAACTACAAGTCCATCAAGTCGCTTGAGCTGCGGATTCCCCAGAAGGAAGCACCGCGCCACGGCTCCGCGGACTTCCTCTCCATCGTCGGGGAGAACAACGCAGGGAAGTCCTCCATCATGGAGGCCATCCGGCTCGCATGCACCGCCATCATGAAGGCCATGCCGGAGCAGTTTCCAGGCAACGATTTCACCAGCGGGCCCATTGAAGTCGAGCTGGAGTTCGATCAGCTCACGGACAGGGACAGGGCGCTGGCCGCCCTCACCGAAAGCACCTTCTTCGAAGGCGGCCAGCAGCGCTACCGGCTGAAACGCATCTGGAAGGCTCCCGGAGTCGCTTCGGAGAACTGGGCATACACCCCGGGTCGTCCCCCGGAGTGCCAGCTCACGGGCTGGCCATCCACCAGGCAGACCCTCACCCTCAAGTCGCTCCGGACGACGTTGGGAGCGGATGAACTGTGGGCGCCGCTCCTCGCGCGATTCACGAATGACGCCGCATCGACCAAGGTCACCCTGGACCAGTTCATTGAAATCGCTCGTGAGCTCAAGTCCCCCTTGCTCGTCACCCGGCAGCAAGACGACTGGACTCCCTATGCAAGTGGGAGCACGACCGCTCTCGAAGCGGCTCTCCCCAACGTCGTCTATGTCCCAGCGCTTCGCGAAACGACCGAAGAGACGGACGTGGGAGCGAAGGCATCATCGATCCGCAAGATCGTGAACTCGCTGTTCGAGCAGCACCTGTCGAACCACGACCGCGTCGTTCAGTTCAAGAGGGCCGCGGCGGAACTCCAGGACCTCTTCGCCACGGAGGGCAAGCACCGGATCGTCGCCAGCATGGAGGAGAAGCTCACGGAGAAATTCAAGGAGCTCATCAACATCAGTGCCGAGCTCACGTTCAGCGCACCCGATGTGACCTCGGACCTCGCGAGCAGCACCCAGTTCCGGGTGCTGGATGCGGGGCTGTCCACGCGGCCGGACCACCAGGGACATGGCGCGCAGCGGTCCATCGTCCTGGCCTTGCTCCAACTCTACGTGGAGCAGAACAGGCAGAGCGCGTCGCGCGAGCATCAGCACATGCTCTTCCTGATTGAAGAGCCGGAGATATACCTGCACCCCGGGATGTGCCGGAGGATGCGCGACACGCTCCTGAAGATCGCGCGCAGCGGCATCGGTCAGGTCATCTGCACGACGCATTCGCCTGTCTTCCTGGACCTCGCGGATCGCCACGACGGCATCGTCATCCTTCGCAAGAAGGAGGGGCATCCCGTCGCCACGCAGCGCACCCAGGATGTGTTCGCGCAGTCCGAGGAGGACCACCAGCAGCGCGCGAGACTCCGGATGTTGCTCAACTTCGACCCGGCCGTGAACGAAGCGTTCTTCTCCGAGAAGGTCTGTCTGGTCGAGGGGGACTGCGAAATCGCGGCGGTCGAAGCTACAGCGAGGAAGCTCCACGCGCTCGGGGAGCTGGACCTGACCCGGTACCTCCTGGCGAGGCGTGCAACCACATTCATCAACTGCCGGGGGAAATGGACCATCCCGGCGTTCCAGAAGGTCCTCAATGCCTTCGGTATCGGGTATCGCGTCATCCACGACCGGGACCTGGGCGCAAACGCGGACCGGGCGAACGCGCAGATCGACGAACTCCTGACGGAGAACAGTCGCAGCCTCGTCCACGAACCCAACTTCGAGCAGTACATCTTCGAAGAGACCTGGACGACCGACAAGCCGTGGACCGTCACCCGGAAGATTGACGAGTCCACATCGCTCAACGACCGGCTCCTGAACCTCTTCGCCTTCGCGCTGGGACAGCCTCTCGCTCGGTTGAAGCCGGAGCCTGTGGTTGCCGCCGGCACGCAGGTCCCGCAGCAACGGCCTCAGGGGCCTGCTCGCCGCAACCTCCGGAACAGGCTCAAGGAGTACACGGTCCCCCACGAGGCGATTCAATCCGCACGCAAGTTGAATCAGATCTTTCGTATCGCCGCCGGTCTGAACGCCGCTCCGAGCCCGGAGCCGCACCTCCCATTCCAGACCATCGACGGAACGAAGATCGATGCGTTCGCCATCGTCACGGGTTCATCCATGGCGGACACGCTGCAGGACCAGGACATCGTGGCGCTCAGGTTCCTGAAGGGGGTCAACCTCGAGCCGGTCGACAACTCGGAGCCTCCGTCCAATTCCTCGTTGCCGCACATCATCGAGAACGATGGCATCTATGTACTGGCGACCAATGACTACATCGACCAGGGAAGCTACACCATGAAGCGCGTGCGGATCGCCACGCAGCCCGACGGAACCTGGAACTGCGAAATCCGCGCGGACAATCCAGAGACACTCTGGGGGCACCGGGGCCGTTTCAACATCCTGAGGACGGATCGGATCCACTTCGCGGCGCAGGTCATCGGGTTGGTCCGAAGGGAGGCACAGGAGCCCGCGGCGCCAGGGCGCGCGGAGTTGACCATCATCCCAACGGCCCACGACCAGGCGTTGAAGGCCGAGGACGCATGA
- a CDS encoding AraC family transcriptional regulator yields the protein MRTTDVWLVPERRVHHMADLEEARAVFSGLYSESKVEPSRGLAFSCELKVITCGAIRLIHGTWPTGGRCTVPQVLGRYIIAGALRGKAHGLHANEPYELEPERRGAVFSPERPVMQECLPAFQGRSVAIERATLESHLTALTSSEPRGPLVFDVALDLTSAAGAGPLLKLFAEALEQPSVSSFLVASLRDALLTALLTGTRHSASSLLEAPPRRVAPASVRRAEEFIEAHAGEAISLADIVAAAGVPERSLRAAFIAARGMPPGAFLRRRRFEIARQTLLAGAPGTTVAGVVASLGFVSGGRFSVEYKKLFEESPSDTLAASRGPEGLTTKRSPRER from the coding sequence ATGCGCACGACGGACGTGTGGCTGGTTCCCGAGCGCCGCGTCCACCACATGGCGGATCTCGAGGAGGCGCGCGCCGTATTCAGTGGCCTCTACTCGGAGTCGAAGGTGGAGCCTTCACGAGGGCTTGCCTTCTCATGCGAGCTGAAAGTCATCACCTGCGGGGCGATTCGTCTCATCCACGGGACCTGGCCCACCGGCGGCCGGTGCACGGTTCCCCAGGTCCTCGGGCGCTACATCATCGCGGGCGCGTTGCGCGGCAAGGCCCACGGGCTCCACGCGAACGAGCCCTACGAGTTGGAGCCCGAGCGGCGCGGCGCGGTCTTCTCGCCGGAGCGCCCCGTCATGCAGGAGTGCCTTCCGGCCTTCCAGGGGCGCTCCGTGGCAATCGAACGCGCCACACTCGAGTCCCATCTCACGGCACTCACGAGCAGTGAGCCCCGCGGGCCGCTCGTCTTCGACGTCGCGTTGGACCTCACCTCGGCCGCCGGGGCCGGTCCGCTCCTGAAGCTGTTCGCGGAAGCCCTGGAGCAGCCTTCCGTGTCGTCGTTCCTCGTGGCCTCGCTGCGGGACGCGCTCCTGACAGCGCTCCTCACGGGCACGCGCCACAGCGCATCGAGCCTCCTCGAAGCTCCCCCGCGCCGCGTGGCGCCCGCTTCCGTGCGTCGCGCGGAGGAGTTCATCGAGGCGCACGCAGGTGAGGCCATCTCCCTGGCCGATATCGTGGCTGCCGCCGGGGTGCCGGAGCGCTCACTTCGCGCTGCGTTCATCGCGGCGCGAGGAATGCCGCCGGGTGCGTTCCTCCGCCGCCGTCGCTTCGAGATTGCGCGACAAACGCTGCTCGCGGGCGCGCCGGGGACGACTGTCGCTGGCGTCGTGGCCTCACTCGGCTTCGTGTCCGGCGGACGGTTCAGCGTCGAGTACAAGAAGCTCTTCGAAGAGAGCCCGTCGGACACCCTCGCGGCCTCGCGCGGGCCCGAGGGACTGACGACGAAGCGCTCCCCCAGAGAGCGCTGA
- a CDS encoding peptide-methionine (S)-S-oxide reductase, with translation MTEVLPAPPFYYAESYHQQYLQKNLGGNCGVGGTGVNRPISVSVSA, from the coding sequence ATGACGGAGGTTCTCCCGGCGCCGCCCTTCTACTACGCGGAGTCCTACCATCAGCAGTACCTGCAGAAGAACCTGGGCGGCAACTGCGGCGTCGGCGGCACCGGCGTGAACCGCCCCATCAGCGTGAGCGTCAGCGCCTGA
- the rpe gene encoding ribulose-phosphate 3-epimerase, whose amino-acid sequence MSRRPVRIAPSVLSADFGRLAEQVREVEAAGADLIHVDVMDGRFVPNITLGPVVVEAIKRAATKPLDVHMMIVEPERYVEAFAKAGADVLTVHVEVSPHLHRTLQHIRAAGAKPSVVLNPSTPLSAIEEVLGDVEMVLLMSVNPGFGGQGFIESTVDKVRRLRAMFDARGLDTDIEVDGGINADTAKRVVAAGATVLVAGSYVFGAKDYAQAIRSLRP is encoded by the coding sequence ATGAGCCGCCGCCCTGTCCGCATCGCTCCCTCTGTGTTGTCCGCTGACTTTGGCCGCCTCGCCGAGCAGGTCCGCGAGGTGGAAGCCGCCGGAGCCGACCTCATTCACGTGGATGTCATGGATGGCAGGTTCGTCCCGAACATCACGCTTGGCCCGGTCGTGGTGGAGGCCATCAAGCGTGCGGCGACGAAGCCGTTGGACGTGCACATGATGATTGTGGAGCCGGAGCGCTACGTGGAGGCCTTCGCGAAGGCGGGGGCGGACGTGCTGACGGTGCACGTGGAAGTGAGTCCGCACCTGCACCGGACGCTGCAGCACATTCGCGCCGCGGGGGCGAAGCCGTCGGTGGTGCTCAACCCGAGCACGCCGCTGTCGGCGATTGAAGAGGTGCTGGGCGACGTGGAGATGGTGCTCTTGATGAGTGTGAATCCGGGCTTCGGCGGGCAGGGCTTCATCGAGTCCACGGTGGACAAGGTGCGCCGGCTGCGGGCGATGTTCGACGCGCGCGGGCTGGACACGGACATCGAGGTGGACGGCGGCATCAACGCCGACACGGCGAAGCGGGTGGTGGCCGCGGGCGCCACGGTGCTGGTGGCGGGCAGCTACGTCTTCGGCGCGAAGGACTACGCGCAGGCCATCCGCTCGTTGCGGCCCTGA
- a CDS encoding response regulator, with protein sequence MMPPVVLISDDDALIVSALAREAKRSGLTCISDTTSERVLELARQHRPAVIILDINQHHDGRDLLARLKQDPATRECKVIILSGVEDQFTRHVCFELGADDYEVKPFDPTFMTRVARLATTVARTRA encoded by the coding sequence ATGATGCCCCCCGTCGTTCTCATCTCCGATGACGATGCCCTCATCGTTTCAGCCCTCGCCCGTGAGGCGAAGCGGTCCGGGCTGACGTGTATCTCGGACACCACCTCGGAGCGCGTCCTGGAGCTGGCCCGGCAGCACCGGCCCGCCGTCATCATCCTGGACATCAACCAGCACCACGACGGACGCGACCTGCTCGCCAGGCTCAAGCAGGACCCCGCCACCCGCGAGTGCAAGGTCATCATCCTCAGCGGCGTCGAGGACCAGTTCACCCGCCACGTCTGCTTCGAGCTCGGCGCAGACGACTACGAGGTGAAGCCCTTCGACCCCACCTTCATGACCCGCGTCGCCCGCCTCGCCACCACCGTGGCCCGCACCCGCGCCTGA
- a CDS encoding eCIS core domain-containing protein, with translation MGGALSPPVAPGSPFDFARIPITPPRLQRELAISSPGDPFEREADAVADKVMRTPQPAPVGSGLRRGNAEAGAPLALAPPVVHEVLARPGRPLEPAARDAMEGRFGGADFSSVRVHDDARAAQSALAVGAHAYSVGSDVVFAPGRYGPGTATGDRLLAHELAHTLQGGANTLRRQPLDATLLGDDTDEPQSLKNSINGSNPLAVRAEIARIRRWLARQPPGADNATIQHLRAELARLEALAGPTLPRTTVWEAFASSFNTEFADVLNVFGVPPAPLTAARLEALFTDTQRQKLQDFILTRRIPDRLFNGSDRGATTAQQRLLLSAHILANGIYRPGSFDQRVHAQFCFHWVQIVHHYAGATPPGSGFAGGVMGSFDPLGAAVFNTGRSIDVANPKRVSRPDLPTEESPGVVEMPPSCGHGQEGAGKEGSPTPGGLGPLHEGTPQAEAAAKAEAENPGKGARYYRQPHLPFEKFSEFQTGDWLYLYNGNSSEGGGHSVIFSHWETGKDLVKTPPGARYRVAIVWSQPRPDVGGVRHKANLGDRFVPNPANNLAPFVTPVTFVSRVTPDTGPATTAAEMLPGRTGAAATKLAKDNADFIQRKKLKGPVNRKKLTTWLQTRNESFLVSLGNHLDPGQRAVLRAVNRGDDLEALVRLYQRLRTLSANARLLDANTRAYNAKLDPKHKKAQENKEAEVATATRNLRAVDVEIESVESDPRLNDPTLARELEATAAELQREISRLKDGPERDELKMRREHYLDRAAAARGVQRKRGELRVSRDKALKARDAAQAIKLPYGIVHPGDLGKEDRRQQTTGRLEDINADIEWDTLVDPAPTAPSLTTPKKP, from the coding sequence GTGGGAGGCGCGCTGTCGCCGCCGGTCGCTCCCGGTTCCCCGTTCGACTTCGCCCGCATCCCCATCACACCGCCACGGCTTCAGCGCGAGCTGGCCATCAGCTCCCCGGGGGACCCATTCGAGCGCGAGGCAGACGCGGTGGCCGACAAGGTCATGCGGACGCCGCAACCGGCGCCTGTCGGCTCGGGGCTGCGCCGGGGGAATGCGGAAGCGGGAGCGCCGCTCGCGCTCGCGCCTCCGGTCGTCCACGAGGTGCTCGCTCGGCCCGGGCGCCCGCTGGAGCCCGCCGCGCGCGACGCGATGGAAGGCCGCTTCGGGGGCGCCGACTTCTCCTCCGTGCGCGTGCACGACGACGCGCGGGCCGCACAGAGCGCCCTGGCGGTGGGCGCGCACGCCTACTCCGTCGGGAGCGACGTGGTCTTCGCCCCCGGGCGCTACGGGCCGGGGACGGCCACCGGAGACCGGTTGCTGGCGCACGAGCTGGCGCACACCCTCCAGGGTGGTGCGAACACACTCCGCCGACAGCCATTGGACGCGACACTCCTGGGGGACGACACGGACGAGCCGCAGTCACTGAAGAACAGCATCAACGGCTCGAACCCGCTGGCCGTCCGAGCTGAGATTGCCAGGATTCGCCGCTGGCTGGCGCGGCAGCCCCCCGGGGCCGACAACGCGACAATTCAGCATCTGCGTGCCGAGCTCGCCCGCCTGGAGGCGCTCGCCGGCCCGACGTTGCCCAGGACCACGGTGTGGGAGGCGTTCGCCTCTTCCTTCAACACCGAGTTCGCGGACGTGTTGAACGTGTTCGGCGTGCCGCCGGCCCCGCTGACGGCCGCAAGGCTCGAGGCGCTGTTCACGGACACCCAGCGCCAGAAGCTTCAGGACTTCATCCTCACCCGGCGCATCCCCGACCGCTTGTTCAACGGCTCCGACAGAGGGGCGACCACCGCGCAGCAGCGCCTCCTCCTCTCGGCCCACATCCTCGCGAACGGCATCTACCGGCCCGGCTCGTTCGACCAGCGGGTGCATGCACAGTTCTGCTTCCACTGGGTGCAGATCGTCCACCACTACGCCGGCGCCACCCCGCCCGGGTCCGGTTTCGCCGGAGGGGTGATGGGGTCTTTCGACCCGCTGGGCGCCGCGGTGTTCAACACGGGCAGGTCGATTGACGTCGCGAACCCGAAGCGGGTCTCGAGGCCGGACCTTCCCACCGAGGAGTCTCCGGGCGTGGTCGAGATGCCCCCATCCTGCGGCCACGGGCAGGAAGGGGCAGGCAAGGAGGGTTCGCCAACTCCCGGCGGCCTGGGACCGCTGCACGAGGGAACGCCGCAGGCGGAGGCGGCGGCGAAAGCGGAGGCGGAGAACCCCGGCAAGGGAGCGCGCTACTACCGGCAACCGCATCTTCCCTTCGAGAAGTTCAGCGAGTTCCAGACGGGAGACTGGCTGTACCTCTACAACGGCAACTCCTCGGAAGGGGGTGGGCACAGCGTCATCTTCTCCCACTGGGAGACGGGGAAGGACCTGGTCAAGACGCCCCCCGGAGCTCGCTACCGCGTGGCCATCGTCTGGAGCCAGCCGCGGCCCGATGTCGGCGGCGTGCGGCACAAGGCGAACCTGGGCGACCGCTTCGTGCCCAACCCCGCGAACAACCTGGCCCCCTTCGTCACGCCCGTCACGTTTGTCTCGCGGGTGACACCCGACACCGGACCCGCGACCACCGCGGCCGAGATGCTGCCGGGACGCACGGGCGCGGCCGCGACGAAGCTGGCGAAGGACAACGCGGACTTCATCCAGCGCAAGAAGCTCAAGGGACCGGTGAACCGGAAGAAGCTCACGACGTGGCTCCAGACCCGGAACGAGTCCTTCCTGGTCTCACTGGGGAACCACCTGGACCCGGGACAGCGCGCCGTGCTCCGCGCCGTGAACCGGGGCGACGACCTGGAGGCGCTGGTCCGCCTCTATCAGCGGCTGCGCACCCTGAGCGCCAACGCCAGGCTGCTCGACGCGAACACGCGCGCCTACAACGCGAAGCTGGACCCCAAGCACAAGAAGGCCCAGGAAAACAAAGAGGCAGAGGTGGCGACAGCGACCCGGAATCTACGCGCTGTCGACGTGGAGATCGAGTCGGTGGAGAGCGACCCCCGGCTGAATGACCCGACGCTCGCTCGCGAGCTCGAGGCCACCGCGGCCGAGCTGCAGCGCGAAATCTCGAGGCTGAAGGACGGTCCGGAACGCGATGAGCTGAAGATGCGGCGGGAGCACTATCTGGACAGGGCCGCCGCGGCGCGCGGAGTGCAGCGCAAGAGGGGGGAGCTGCGCGTCAGCCGCGACAAGGCGCTCAAGGCGCGCGACGCGGCGCAGGCCATCAAGTTGCCCTACGGCATCGTCCACCCCGGCGACCTCGGGAAGGAGGATCGACGGCAGCAGACCACCGGGCGGCTGGAGGATATCAACGCAGACATCGAGTGGGACACGCTGGTGGACCCCGCTCCGACGGCACCTTCGCTCACGACACCCAAGAAGCCGTGA
- a CDS encoding M13 family metallopeptidase, whose product MQRAWWGGTLAVLVMGMGCGDTEDPVEEPLRETHVDLSAMDTSVNPCEDFHAFACGGWVKRHALPDNASYDARFFKPYQDQFPILQGIIDDNLAGKRQADDPEGALVADYYRSCMNAPGLRSSRAELQGLLGAVDAVTSVQELPRALAKLWEVGAEPLFSFYVGVDPVDARRHLATLDQGGLSLPDRHYFLDAQYEPVRVRYRQHVSRLAAMLAPGLRLDADAVLRLETALARASQDRESQRDPLATYHRTRRVDLVARVPQFDWDAFWREAGVGSFEELNVQVPSYFDALGSLLAQQPLEDVKSYLRWRLLEVAASALDQEVLTEEFDFHARFFAGQQEAAPRWWTCYNRAVSDMGHALARPYVARHFKEDSRAEARRVLEGVRAAFRQRVETASWLDDATRAEAFAKLTQMRDDVGSPDRWVSYEGLGIGPTSYLGNQLTLTRKAYRDNAASLDAPADDGLWAMSPIEVNAYYAPTRNQMVFPAGILQRPFFAVSASLASNFGAIGAVMGHELTHGFDDQGRHYDGEGSLRDWWAAPVAERFEERAQCLVDQYASYEALPGTYVNGKLTLGENIADLGGLRVAYEALLAREAAEGTVAPGLKDYTPRQELFLAYAQLWCEVWRPDVQRRNLLTDPHAPGRFRANGTLSNLPAFADAFQCRAGSRMVRPNTCEVW is encoded by the coding sequence ATGCAAAGAGCCTGGTGGGGAGGCACCCTCGCGGTACTCGTGATGGGCATGGGCTGTGGTGACACGGAGGACCCGGTCGAGGAGCCGCTGCGGGAAACCCACGTGGACCTCTCGGCCATGGACACGTCCGTCAACCCCTGCGAGGACTTCCATGCCTTCGCCTGTGGAGGATGGGTGAAGCGCCACGCGCTCCCGGACAATGCGTCATACGACGCGCGCTTCTTCAAGCCCTACCAGGACCAGTTCCCCATCCTGCAAGGCATCATCGATGACAACCTCGCGGGGAAGCGCCAGGCGGATGACCCGGAGGGCGCGCTGGTAGCGGACTACTACCGCAGCTGCATGAATGCGCCGGGGCTCCGGTCATCGCGCGCGGAGCTGCAGGGCCTGCTGGGCGCCGTGGACGCGGTCACCAGCGTCCAGGAGCTGCCTCGGGCGTTGGCGAAGCTGTGGGAGGTGGGCGCGGAACCCCTCTTCTCCTTCTACGTCGGGGTGGACCCGGTGGATGCGCGCCGCCACCTTGCCACGCTGGACCAGGGCGGGCTGTCGCTGCCGGACCGGCACTACTTCCTCGACGCACAATACGAGCCCGTGCGGGTCCGCTACCGGCAGCACGTGTCGCGGCTCGCCGCGATGCTGGCGCCGGGCCTTCGGCTCGACGCGGACGCGGTGCTGCGCCTGGAGACGGCGCTGGCCCGGGCCTCGCAGGACCGCGAGTCGCAGCGGGACCCGCTGGCCACCTACCACCGCACCCGGCGCGTGGACCTGGTGGCGCGCGTGCCGCAGTTCGACTGGGACGCCTTCTGGCGGGAGGCGGGGGTGGGCAGCTTCGAGGAGCTGAACGTGCAGGTCCCCTCGTACTTCGACGCGCTGGGTTCACTCCTGGCGCAGCAGCCGCTGGAGGACGTGAAGAGCTACCTGCGCTGGCGGCTCCTGGAGGTCGCGGCCAGCGCACTGGACCAGGAGGTCTTGACGGAGGAGTTCGACTTCCACGCCCGGTTCTTCGCCGGCCAGCAGGAGGCGGCTCCGCGGTGGTGGACCTGCTACAACCGCGCGGTGTCGGACATGGGGCATGCGCTCGCGCGGCCCTACGTGGCGCGCCACTTCAAGGAGGACAGCCGCGCCGAGGCGCGCCGGGTGCTGGAGGGGGTGCGCGCCGCGTTCCGCCAGCGGGTGGAGACGGCGTCCTGGCTGGATGACGCGACACGGGCGGAGGCGTTCGCGAAGCTGACGCAGATGCGCGACGACGTCGGCTCCCCGGACCGGTGGGTGAGCTACGAGGGACTGGGCATCGGGCCCACGTCATACCTGGGCAACCAGCTCACGCTGACGCGGAAGGCGTACCGGGACAACGCGGCCAGCCTGGATGCGCCGGCGGACGACGGGTTGTGGGCCATGTCACCCATCGAGGTGAATGCGTACTACGCGCCCACGCGCAATCAGATGGTGTTCCCGGCGGGCATCCTCCAGCGGCCCTTCTTCGCCGTCAGCGCCTCGCTGGCGTCGAACTTCGGCGCCATCGGGGCGGTGATGGGGCACGAGCTGACGCACGGCTTCGATGACCAGGGGCGGCATTACGACGGCGAGGGCTCGCTGCGCGACTGGTGGGCGGCGCCGGTGGCGGAGCGCTTCGAGGAGCGGGCCCAGTGCCTGGTGGACCAGTACGCCTCCTATGAGGCACTGCCGGGGACGTACGTGAACGGGAAGCTGACGCTCGGGGAGAACATCGCGGACCTCGGGGGCCTGCGGGTGGCGTACGAGGCGCTCCTGGCGCGCGAGGCCGCCGAGGGCACGGTGGCGCCAGGGCTGAAGGACTACACGCCGCGCCAGGAGCTCTTCCTGGCCTACGCTCAACTGTGGTGCGAGGTGTGGCGGCCGGACGTGCAGCGCCGGAACCTGCTGACGGACCCGCATGCCCCGGGGCGCTTCCGCGCGAATGGCACGCTGAGCAACCTGCCGGCGTTCGCGGACGCCTTCCAGTGCAGGGCGGGCAGCCGCATGGTGCGGCCGAACACCTGCGAGGTCTGGTAG